In the Methanosarcinales archaeon genome, ATTATCCCGAATAATGACCCTTGATCCAATGATAGTACCGGTTTCCAGTACACAGTTGCTGCCGATTTTAGTACTATTATCCATGATTGAACCTGAAACGCACGAATTCCTGCCAATCTCCACATCATCGAAGAGAATGCTGGATAATATTCTGGCACCGTCTTCTATCTCACAGTTTTCGCCTATGGATGTATAGGGTCTGATGAGTACCTGATCTCCGATGGTAGTATTTTTTCCAATATTAATAGGACTTACCAGAGCTGAATCTATTCCAATGGATACGCCGTTTTTTATATTGACCGGTCCAACTACATTTGCATCCTTGATGTTGATGTGACCCGTGATTATGGTGCCGGAAAGTTGCTCGAGCTTCCATTTGAAGGCATCCCTGTATGCTGTTTGACTGCCAATATCAGTCCATTGCCCTCTTACCAGATATCCATTCAGTCGATGGCCGCGTTCCATCATCATTGGAAACAGATCTTTTACAAAATCGAAATTTACTCCTTGTGGTATCATCTCAAGTATTTCAGGGTCGCATATATAGATGCCCGTACTGGCCAGATTACTGAAAATCTCACCAGCCCGGGGTTTTTCAAGAAAACGGTGTATCTGGTGAAACATATCCATTTCTGCGATACCATACTCATGGGAGTTCTCAATGGG is a window encoding:
- a CDS encoding NDP-sugar synthase codes for the protein MKACIMCGGEGTRLRPLTFDRPKPTIPILNKPSVLHLVEHLASEGFSEIVITLGYLGNEIEEALGDIFGVHIDYVKEKTKLGTAGSVKNAEPLLSDEPFIVLGGDHVTDLNLREMYRSHEQNDALITIVLLPIENSHEYGIAEMDMFHQIHRFLEKPRAGEIFSNLASTGIYICDPEILEMIPQGVNFDFVKDLFPMMMERGHRLNGYLVRGQWTDIGSQTAYRDAFKWKLEQLSGTIITGHINIKDANVVGPVNIKNGVSIGIDSALVSPINIGKNTTIGDQVLIRPYTSIGENCEIEDGARILSSILFDDVEIGRNSCVSGSIMDNSTKIGSNCVLETGTIIGSRVIIRDNVTIHSHVNLPGLI